A part of Fusarium oxysporum Fo47 chromosome III, complete sequence genomic DNA contains:
- a CDS encoding beta-lactamase/transpeptidase-like protein yields the protein MPVSKEIVQDILKAIPARIRGPGGAVAVLSDGALVDQRVWGYADFNRRIPMTDDTLIPICSISKQMLCGLVADLEKNPTPKLAEKGDVKTQFEEKLKEILPELAKTGELKIDHLCNNRSGIRDYWAITLLWGAKPEDPYSIAEHNEKVLKTIKSTHFTPGTEYSYCNTNFNIVARVVEATTGESLSDLLNARIFRPAGMKTAQLGADTAKLPPPCVGYEGDEDRGYIPAENRIEWAGDAGIIASLGDMIAYESFLDRSLFDPNSWYRAIFKPTSFTDGVPSIYSQGLGHSQYGSVSGIGHGGALRGFRLYRAHVPEERLSVVAMFNHEADAATLVEHIIQTTLALQKPPPPTLVDASPAWPGIYLDDGTQLAVTIKNGKKGQIVVNYANYAEPVNLTDPERGESRAMVAVVDGDNLRIHRLKENRTLNAKRLNIGDTPVDNSAFTGDFYSEEIGSIFHCVDQGGLMFGTFEGFLGHSPAQFMRYLGGDVWALANPRGMDAKPPGDWTLVFRRDEKGAVVGVTIGCWLARKIEFVKK from the coding sequence ATGCCCGTATCAAAGGAAATAGTCCAAGATATCCTAAAGGCGATCCCAGCCCGCATCCGCGGTCCAGGCGGCGCCGTTGCCGTTCTCTCAGATGGAGCCCTCGTTGATCAGCGCGTCTGGGGTTACGCCGACTTCAACCGCAGAATTCCCATGACGGATGATACCCTAATTCCTATATGCTCGATCTCAAAGCAGATGCTCTGTGGACTAGTTGCAGATCTGGAAAAGAATCCCACGCCGAAGTTGGCGGAGAAGGGAGATGTGAAGACGCAGtttgaggagaagttgaAAGAGATTCTTCCAGAGCTTGCCAAGACTGGGGAGTTGAAGATTGATCATTTGTGCAACAATCGATCTGGCATTCGCGACTATTGGGCTATTACTTTACTCTGGGGTGCGAAGCCTGAGGATCCTTACTCAATTGCTGAGCACAATGAGAAGGTGTTGAAGACGATCAAGTCGACGCATTTCACACCCGGAACGGAGTACTCTTACTGCAACACCAACTTCAACATCGTAGCGCGAGTCGTCGAAGCTACTACTGGAGAATCACTCTCAGATCTCCTCAATGCACGCATCTTTAGACCGGCTGGTATGAAGACTGCTCAGCTTGGTGCAGACACGGCGAAACTTCCACCGCCTTGCGTTGGATATGAAGGTGATGAGGACCGAGGTTATATCCCTGCTGAGAACCGTATCGAGTGGGCTGGCGATGCAGGTATCATCGCTTCGCTCGGCGATATGATCGCTTACGAGTCGTTCCTGGATCGTAGCCTGTTCGATCCTAACAGCTGGTACCGCGCAATCTTCAAGCCTACGTCTTTCACAGACGGAGTTCCTTCGATATACTCTCAAGGCCTTGGTCATAGTCAATACGGCAGTGTTTCTGGAATCGGTCACGGTGGTGCTCTTCGTGGTTTCAGACTTTATCGGGCCCATGTACCAGAAGAGCGTCTTTCAGTTGTGGCCATGTTCAACCATGAAGCTGATGCAGCAACACTTGTCGAACATATCATCCAGACTACTTTAGCTCTTCAAAAGCCTCCGCCGCCTACGCTTGTTGATGCATCGCCTGCTTGGCCGGGTATCTATCTTGACGATGGCACTCAATTGGCTGTCACGATCAAGAATGGTAAAAAGGGACAGATCGTGGTTAACTATGCCAACTACGCTGAGCCCGTCAATCTGACGGACCCTGAACGCGGTGAATCTCGTGCAATGGTAGCCGTCGTCGACGGCGACAACCTTCGCATTCACCGTCTGAAGGAGAACAGAACCCTGAACGCAAAGCGCCTCAATATTGGCGATACACCCGTCGACAACTCAGCTTTCACAGGAGACTTTTACTCTGAAGAAATTGGCTCCATATTTCACTGTGTTGACCAGGGTGGACTCATGTTTGGCACGTTTGAGGGATTCTTGGGTCATAGTCCAGCTCAGTTCATGAGATATCTTGGAGGGGATGTCTGGGCCCTTGCGAACCCAAGAGGTATGGATGCAAAGCCGCCTGGGGATTGGACGCTCGTCTTCCGTAGGGATGAGAAgggtgctgttgttggtgtgaCGATCGGATGTTGGCTGGCAAGGAAGATTGAGTTTGTGAAGAAGTGA